Proteins co-encoded in one Kutzneria chonburiensis genomic window:
- a CDS encoding carbohydrate ABC transporter permease, translated as MTARRRIHWRAHTVLLVTLIVMIYPLVWLVGASFKPENQIFTTVSPLPLEPTLANYFSGWTATGTSFSVYLANSVTVSLCVVVGNLISCSLAAYAFARLDFAFRRVWFGLMLGTLMLPFQATLIPQYTIFYRLNWINTFLPLVVPYFLAYDAFFIFLMVQFIRGIPRELDEAAALDGAGHVRVFGTIILPLLRPALITTGVLTFIWTFNDFLRQLVYLSDNTRYTVPLGLNSFIDKASGSSYGGMLAMSVVTLVPTVAVFLISQRRLVDGVANTGIK; from the coding sequence ATGACCGCTCGGCGCCGAATCCACTGGCGTGCCCACACCGTGCTGCTGGTGACCCTGATCGTGATGATCTACCCGCTGGTCTGGCTGGTCGGCGCGTCCTTCAAGCCGGAGAACCAGATCTTCACCACGGTCAGCCCGCTGCCGCTGGAACCGACCCTGGCCAACTACTTCAGCGGGTGGACCGCGACCGGCACCTCGTTCAGCGTGTACCTGGCCAACTCGGTGACGGTCTCGCTGTGCGTGGTGGTCGGCAACCTGATCTCGTGCTCGCTGGCGGCCTATGCCTTCGCGCGGCTGGACTTCGCGTTCCGCAGGGTGTGGTTCGGACTGATGCTGGGCACGCTGATGCTGCCGTTCCAGGCCACGCTGATCCCGCAGTACACGATCTTCTACCGGCTCAACTGGATCAACACGTTCCTGCCGCTGGTGGTGCCGTACTTCCTGGCCTACGACGCGTTCTTCATCTTCCTGATGGTCCAGTTCATCCGCGGCATCCCGCGCGAGCTGGACGAGGCGGCCGCGCTGGACGGCGCCGGCCACGTGCGGGTGTTCGGCACCATCATCCTGCCGCTGCTGCGGCCGGCGCTGATCACCACCGGCGTGCTGACGTTCATCTGGACGTTCAACGACTTCCTGCGCCAGCTGGTCTACCTGTCCGACAACACGCGCTACACCGTGCCGCTCGGGCTCAACTCGTTCATCGACAAGGCGAGCGGCTCCAGCTACGGCGGCATGCTCGCGATGTCCGTGGTCACCCTCGTGCCGACCGTGGCCGTCTTCCTGATCTCGCAGCGGCGTCTGGTCGACGGCGTCGCCAACACCGGGATCAAGTGA
- a CDS encoding carbohydrate ABC transporter permease → MSENTVAAPAVAAAPPTPPRPVRVNKRKRHKHNLAGYGFIAPWLLGVFGFTLIPMVYSLYLSLTRFNLLTAPQWTGLDNYVTLLSDPRYLQAVKVTLIYVVTSVPLKLALALLVAVALNRGLAALGFYRSVFYLPSLLGASVAVSVMWRQIFSQQGLLNEFLGWFGIHGADWIGDPRYAMWTLVLLSGWQFGTPMLIFLAGLKQLPQDLYEAAALDGAGRIRVFFTITLPLLSPMVFFNLVLETINAFQTFTPAFVVSAGTGGPIDSTLLYTLYLYLKGFGSLQMGYASAMAWVLFLVIGAFTAVYFWSARRWVNYAE, encoded by the coding sequence ATGTCGGAGAACACGGTCGCCGCCCCGGCCGTCGCCGCCGCGCCACCGACGCCGCCCCGGCCGGTGCGGGTCAACAAGCGCAAGCGGCACAAGCACAATCTCGCCGGCTACGGCTTCATCGCGCCCTGGCTGCTCGGCGTCTTCGGCTTCACGCTGATCCCGATGGTGTACTCGCTGTACCTGTCGCTGACCAGGTTCAACCTGCTCACCGCTCCACAGTGGACCGGGCTCGACAACTACGTGACCCTGCTGAGCGACCCGCGCTATCTCCAGGCGGTCAAGGTCACGCTGATCTACGTGGTGACGTCGGTGCCGCTCAAGCTGGCGCTGGCGCTGCTGGTCGCGGTCGCCCTCAACCGCGGCCTGGCGGCGCTGGGCTTCTACCGGTCGGTGTTCTACCTGCCGTCGCTGCTGGGCGCGAGCGTCGCGGTTTCGGTGATGTGGCGGCAGATCTTCTCCCAGCAGGGACTGCTCAACGAGTTCCTGGGCTGGTTCGGCATCCACGGCGCGGACTGGATCGGCGATCCCCGCTACGCGATGTGGACGCTGGTGCTGCTGTCCGGCTGGCAGTTCGGCACCCCGATGCTGATCTTCCTCGCCGGTCTCAAGCAGCTGCCGCAGGATCTGTACGAGGCCGCGGCGCTGGACGGCGCCGGGCGGATAAGGGTGTTCTTCACGATCACCCTGCCGCTGTTGTCCCCCATGGTGTTCTTCAACCTGGTGCTGGAGACGATCAACGCGTTCCAGACCTTCACGCCGGCGTTCGTGGTGTCGGCCGGCACCGGCGGCCCGATCGACTCCACCCTGCTCTACACGCTCTACCTGTACCTCAAGGGCTTCGGCAGCCTCCAGATGGGCTACGCCTCGGCGATGGCCTGGGTGCTGTTCCTGGTGATCGGCGCGTTCACCGCCGTCTACTTCTGGTCGGCCCGCCGCTGGGTCAACTACGCCGAGTGA